The Hydra vulgaris chromosome 11, alternate assembly HydraT2T_AEP genome contains a region encoding:
- the LOC100198516 gene encoding uncharacterized protein LOC100198516 isoform X3, which yields MKTLMFLLMITVFKNAGSVNSLMEEPHDYTISFFQFDPTELGVEKKESKKDIKPSDIFSNKNVSHTNKSNTHLNKTLLHNIKNKNVTLNNVNSTKINSKKPIIKLVTDFAKNTSKIHPDKNRPNTTKHKMATLSNFETFFENHHNFYRSDVLNPNPRPSVELALHNLHLPKSIVGKKPNTLFTSNHTFLENAHNSLIKASQNIIVKHENTSYVLEDLPSKQEGPMKKIDTALNKNTVSKLIKKEDNLLLLNTTLKHNITSKPVNHIKETTVLKKHNSSDSNKNNTNIINKKTQLSKLEKDKKVNKEILEAAKKIVPVKNTVKPFPNIKNVSFSQAAELQKRNVTSQFIATNEDALNHGLAIKNEDQKNKNHIVTEYLRVESNQKNKNFHAKLPVDEVDEFRSTISKHRESVAKFIPLYKNISKKDRTMSFQRGLLKHPEHKMFPKCHTCQQNSTYAQCVKSSTLLDCNKGLNNICFTRSTKKYGTISYEMGCADHKQCNDARAFPCKDGSNACFTCCQFDRCNSSPHHGEFELDSLNMDELVSLDASEAKSHASSCTFNWIWVLGGTFLSLMLFFV from the exons ATGAAAACTTTGATGTTTTTGCTTATGATAACAG tgtttaaaaatgCTGGGAGTGTTAACTCTCTCATGGAAGAACCACACGACtacacaatttcttttttccagTTTGATCCAACAGAACTCGGTgtcgaaaaaaaagaaagcaaaaaagaCATTAAACCGAGTGAcattttttccaataaaaatgTATCgcatacaaataaaagtaatacacatttaaataaaacattgctgcataatattaaaaataaaaatgtaacgtTAAATAACGTTAACTCCACAAAAATCAATAGCAAAAAGCCAATTATAAAATTGGTCACAGACTTTGcaaaaaatacaagtaaaattCATCCTGATAAAAACAGACCAAACACAACCAAACATAAAATGGCGACTCTGTCAAACTTTGAGACCTTTTTTGAGAACCATCATAACTTTTATAGAAGTGATGTTTTAAATCCGAATCCACGGCCATCAGTAGAACTTGCCCTACACAACCTTCATCTGCCTAAATCTATCGTGGGAAAGAAGCCAAATACTTTATTTACATCAAACCACACTTTTCTAGAAAATGCTCACAACTCTCTAATTAAAGCCAGTCAAAATATTATAGTAAAACATGAAAACACAAGTTATGTTTTGGAGGATCTCCCGTCGAAACAAGAAGGcccaatgaaaaaaattgacactgctttaaataaaaacacggtgtcaaaacttattaaaaaagaagataatttattgttgttaaacacAACATTAAAGCACAATATAACTAGTAAACCTGTTAatcatataaaagaaacaactgttttaaaaaaacacaattccTCTGattccaataaaaataatacaaatattatcaataagaAAACGCAATTATCCAAacttgaaaaagataaaaaagtcaACAAGGAAATATTAGaagctgcaaaaaaaattgtgccTGTAAAAAACACAGTAAAGCCCTTtccaaacataaaaaatgtatcaTTTTCACAGGCAGCTGAGTTACAAAAACGAAATGTAACGTCACAGTTCATTGCCACAAATGAGGATGCACTAAATCACGGTTTAGCTATAAAAAATGAggatcaaaaaaacaaaaatcatattGTTACTGAGTATTTGCGTgttgaatcaaatcaaaaaaataaaaactttcatgcAAAACTACCTGTTGATGAAGTTGACGAGTTTCGTTCAACTATATCAAAGCATCGAGAAAGTGTTGCAAAGTTTATCCCAttgtataaaaacataagtaaaaaagATCGTACGATGAGTTTTCAACGTGGTTTGCTTAAACATCCGGAGCATAAAATGTTTCCAAAGTGTCATACATGTCAGCAAAACTCGACCTATGCACAGTGCGTTAAAAGTTCAACTTTACTTGATTGCAATAAAGGACTAAACAATATATGTTTTACAAGATCAACCAAAAAGTATGGAACAATATCGTATGAAATGGGTTGCGCAGACCATAAGCAATGCAACGATGCAAGAGCGTTCCCTTGTAAAG ATGGATCAAATGCATGTTTTACATGCTGTCAGTTTGATAGATGCAACTCCAGTCCTCACCATGGAGAATTTGAGTTAGACTCACTAAATATGGACGAACTTGTTTCACTTGATGCTTCAGAAGCAAAATCTCATGCAAGTTCATGTACATTTAATTGGATATGGGTTTTAGGTGGAACATTCCTAAGTCTTATGCTATTTTTTGTCTGA